The segment AGGGGGTGGGGAtaaggaagaaggaggaggaaaagccagGGGGTGGAGAGTAACGCTTGAGAGCAGCAGTGGTCCAGCCCCTCAGAATCTGAAAAGCATCACAGGAGTCTCTGGATAAAGACCAGCTTCAGGAGCAAGGCTAGGAGACAGAGGATTTCTGCTCAGTGATAAAACATGGTGAGTAGGATTTTTGTGATCTGCCTCGTTTGCTCTGTGCAATGGCATTTCTTTTGCACTGACACAGCAACTCTGAGTATTATTTTGGGATGACTGCTTGTTTTTGAAGCATtgctttttacttctttttccatACATATGGCAAGTCTGTGcctgtatttataaaaatgcacATCCTATGTCATTTTAAAGCAATAAGTGACTGAGGACAGCCAAAGCTGTCAGTGTTAACACTTTGCTGTCTGGTACCAACAGGCTGCTGGTcagggcaagaaaaaaaagccctgtttCCTTCTCAGGTATGCAGTGGaaatttctgctctgctgccttaTCTTAGCAGTACAGTGATGATTTGAAAGCTCACTGCGCAGGAGTTAAAGCTGCCCTTTACATGATGTAATTGGAACATTTCAAGCCAGTTACATTTCTTTCAGCCTCAGGTATAGAAGAAAACTGAGAGAGGGGTGCAGAGGTTTTGTCAGAGAAAGAGCCTCCTTTTGTCATGGGCTCAGCCTCCTTCTGCCCTGCCACACACCCCATGCGTGGCTGGGGGatgctgtgggtgccccataTGGAGCCAGGGGATGCTGTGGGTGTCCCAGATGGGGCTGGAGGAAGCACTGGGTGTTGCTGTGCCCCCAGGGATCCCTTCtgtcagcacacagcaggaCAGTGAGCTGGAAGTAGAAACGTGGTTAATTTTactatgaaaaatcctgagctCCACAAAACAGTTGTCAGGGCTTAAAGGAAGGTTCAGACTTCCCTATAGCACATTGCTAATAAGATTAAGCATTTAACTACACATCTTTCTAGTATTCTGCTGGGGAGTGTAAGATTTTACTTTGTGTACTCAGTGGAATGAGGGTTGAATTAAAAACACATCAGTGTGCTTTTTGCTGGTTCTTCATGAGAAAGCCATTGCCTGACCTAAATGTACGTGCAAATAATTAGGCATCCTGGGTTACCCAAGAGAGACAAATGATTAAGGGGAATGATAAGACACAGCCACTAAAGATGATGAGAGGAGTACTCCTAAGGAGAGGCATGATCTCAATGCAGGTTTGTGTGTCACACAGgtgcctttaaaaataaacattctgcTGTTTCCTGAATCACGGCTGTCCCTGATTACATCTTGCATCCTTTCCACcctgttcttttctgctttctaatGGAGATGAGATGGTAGCAGGGTAATCAGTTTAAGGGAGAAGATGAGCCCTGCTTTAAAATCCTCTTTGCTTTTTACCAGAAGAACTGTTACGTTTATTTGCTTGCTAGAAACAGTGTTACAATAACTGCAGTTAGAATATCACtgcaattaaaaatcaaattaacagAATGGAATATATGTTCATGATTATTAGTAAGTATTCCCCTTATTAACTTTCATCTTCTCAGATAGagagttaatatttttccctataaataAACAGTCTTATTCCAAAAATCTCCCTCCCACCATACACTTTACTGGGAGCACCAGCTGTTTCTTATGCACTACTAATTGATTAGATACTAAAGATTAAAATTAGTGTTGTTCACTGACTTTAAAAGTAGCTGTGGCTTTCACCACCTCATGCTTGcttgttttgtgtattttaggACTTCTAACTGGTGGCCAGTAAAAATCCTCCTGAGGTTAAGAATCAGGAGAGCCTCCCAGAGTGCTCtgttcttttcccctttcccattaCATGATTTatcaagaaatattaaaaaaaaaaataatcttaaaatgCATGGATCTGAATCTTAATGCATGTCCATATACCCAAACCAGAGAGATGCTTTCAGGAAATTTAATTATGCTACAATTTCTGATGAAAAAGCAGGGTAACATTTTCAAAGGTACCTCTGAAACTCAGCATCTTAAGTCTGATTGATATGAAGCCACTTGTGGAAAAGGGATTTTGGACTCACTCCAAACTTGTGtctgaaaacataaaagcagtacaaagagagatttttccttattttttaattaaaaagcctGAGAGACTATTCAGTGTTTATCaactttttcatttaataaaaggaaaatgcttgGAGCAGGTGAAATTCAGGTGCCAAGTGACATGCAGAACTCTGCTTAGCAAGATACAGCATGGCACCACCTCCACAACCTGCCAATTGTAAGAGTAATATAAATGTAAAGAAAGGACCCTTCTATCTCCCCTTCAAAACCACTATATTCTGAATTTTACCTATTTCTATCTCCAAGAGAGATGATTATGTGTAAATTACACATCAAACAAGCAAGTAAGAGCAGTCGAGGCTGGATAGCTGAtaagattttgaaataaatgcacctcaattacattttttcctacttgagcaaaattatttttgagccAAACTTGCCAAAGCTGGAGACTTTATCTAAATTTCCTCTTTGTAATAGTACTCTTTCTATCCATACAACCTCACTGAAACAGTTACCATCTTACTGGGAAAGTAGAGGTATTCCTAGAATTACATGCAAGAGGACTGatgttttaccttttctttgAAGATAGCCTAGACAAACCTTTCTACTGAGTTATAAGCTAGAAAGATACAACAGCTTTGACCCAGCCAAAAACCCAAAGTAAGGCTCTCTCACaccccccacagagggaaactTGTAGATGGCTGGCAGAAAGTGCTGGGGCCAGGGGAAGGGGCAAATGTGACCCTTCTCTTTGACTGACATGACAGAAGCAACATCTGTACAGTTTGAATCCTGCCTCCACCCATTTTCCTAATGAATATCTGGCTCCATTGCACCCCTCTTTGGTCCTTGTATGTTGGCCTAGACTTAGGGACAATTTAGGCCATCTGAATATGGCTCTTATTAACCAGATCAGTTACCTAACTGAGTCTTGCTCAGGTCCTCATAACCCAGATCCAGAAGCAATTGCTTTGATTGTCCTAAAATCAAGTCTCTTCACCCCACAGGAATGTGTTCATCTTTCCATTCTAAAACTTTAATTTACTTTTAGATGAATCACAGACACAGTAAAACCTCCTGGTTTTATGAAAAGGCTGTGATACACCCTGCACAGATGGAATTTGTTTGAGCATGAAGCAACTCTGCATTTTATGAGCAATATTATCCAAATTTACAAGAAAACCTTACTTCCATTATAGTATCAGCCTCAAATCTGTGTCTAATTGCCTGCTTAGACACCTGTGAAATCCTAAAAGTAAGCAGCTGGTCTGATCAAGACAGATAAAAAGTACTGTTTACTGTGGATGGGAAGCCTCAATGCATCTGCTGCACCCAATCTTGTTGTAAAAGACAACTAAACGGTAGTCCAGTGTAAGATTTAAGGATGTCCTCTATTTATACACATTCCATAAACAATTCTGCAGATcgtaaaaaaacattttgttattaatgaagaaaacatgGAGACTCTCAGTACACTGACTGCTAGTTTCCACTGGTTTCTATTCTTTACAGTGACTTTTAATTGCAAGTTGTATTTCCTTTGCAAAGATGGAAATCAGGCCCTCATATATCTTTTATCCCCATGGAAGAAGTGATATCCTGCAAGTCCAAGAGAAGAATAATTGAAAAGGAACAGATTCAGGCACTAGTGTAGCTGAGTGCATGGCTCAAGAAATCCTAAAAAAATGTACTATGTTTTAAATGcctgtaataattttttatagAATTTTGATTTAGCTTTATGTAACCACTGGAGGGTAACTTTCCCTTACAGCACTTTAATCTGTTTCTAACTTCACTGGTACTGCTTCTGGGGGTAGAGACAGAACTTGTGTCCCTgcagagaccaaaaaaaaaaaaaaaaccacaaaagggTATCATGGTATAATTCATTCCATCGAAAAGGGCTAAAAGTATTAATGGATATAGAAAGACAGAATCATCACATAAATAGTTGTGGTCTATTTTTGGAAAGAAGTTCATTGATAGTTTACATCACATGAGTATGAAGAGGAACTCAGATTATGGGAAGTTACAAAACAGCATCTAAgatgaatgttttaaaaaatctgcagaCTCTGGTAGTCTGTCCTGAGGAGCCCTCAAAGAGTTGACTGGGGAGgtcctctctttcttttgttaattttaaataatattttcaatgGGGAAGTTTTACAAAGATATGACTGTCTTAGAATAAGCAGGATGGCACAATGAACTAGATATAAGTCTGGCATGAATCCTGAAGGactattagaaataaaataaatagtaacATTAAATAATTAGAATACAAATTTGgtgattttatatatatatatatatatatatatatatatatatatatatatatataagatttaaaaaaacccaaacaaactcaacaaaccaaaccacaaaatccccacaaaaccaaaacaacagctAACACTTTTTTCCTCATCAGAAGAAATTGAGAAGGCAGCATCAGCTACCATCAGTGTATCTTACATTATTATACTACAGATATTCTCAGTAAATATGTTACTTGGGCCATTTTGGCTTTCAAGATAAAACTGTTCATCTAAtctataaaaaaaaagccttgaagTTTCTAGACCCAGTTATCAAACTGGTTATCCATTGTGTTTCTTATCAGGGAGATCCATTACTTTATTCCAAAGATTATCTAATTTCATCCTAAATTCTTAGCTTTAATATGTTGCATACTTGACAGTAAATAAATCCATCCCCAAAAGCCTTTTTAGTGCCTCTGCAGAAAAGTTCCCAATTATGCAATATCCCACAAAAGTGACCTTTGCTGAGTATTACTCAGAATGGGCAGAAACAGCCACAGGATTTCAAAGAGTCCTACATAACATTGTTATAAGGTTGGCACTTGCCAATGTCACAGACCTCTGAGGAACTTCTTGGTAGCatcagggacacagggacacagtaCCTATTTCTGCACTTGCAAAGGACTGAGGTGTCAGACACTCTGTTTCTGGGATATTAATAACTGGTCTTACATCAgctttttctgattattttcacAACTCTGCTGGAGTTCTGCATGTTGAATTGCTTGTCGATCACACCTTGCTTTTCAGAAGAGGAGTGTAATCGTGTCCCAGTGACCTATTTCTAAATATGCAAAACAAGTTTCCTGCAGCATCAGTGAACTCCAGATAGCTGACAGGGTAGTAAAATGTTTACTGGCTTTCATTAAGAATGTTCTGTAACACTCACATGGAGTGCCAAGTGCAAATGAATGTGCCAACATCTCAATCAGACTGATAGACGCCTATCTATCACTACCCACCATGTTTCCACCAGATATCAAATATTCACACTTTGCCCTTATGTTCTCTACCTTTTGTCACTGACCtacatttatttgtaaatattgCTAATCGCCCATTAGTTTGCAGCTTCTAGAAGGAAGGGGCTGTCACTGATCTGCCTGCTGGAGAAGTGCTCCCAGATACACTGTCCTGCATCTTGTGAGGTGATGGTCAGACTGTGGCTGTTCCAGCAAGGCCTGACAACTGGAAAGCTTCTGGAGGCTACAGACAGCTGTTACAGTTCACAATAGCCCGAAGACTGCTTTAAGTTCTATTTTAGGAGTACAAAGCCTAGGCTTGGTGCTGAATTTAAAATCTTCTGTTCAGTGTCTCCAGTTGTTTAGTTAAGTCTAACCAATTCAAAACAAGATAAATCATTAAATGAGGTTTCATTCGGGAGAGATCCAAGCATGTTCTTTCAAGAACAGGACTTGGAGTTATTCTGCTGTTTCCCACCAAGTAAAAATTTGGTTGGTCCAACAGCTTTTAGGCAGTGCTTGCTTCATCCCTGACCTACCTTTATGGGAATCCATTGACTTACTCAATATTCAAGTTGATGCATGACAGGAAAGTATCAGATCTTTCTacaaaagaactggaaaaaagaaaactggaagGGACATGGCTAAAATAATTAATGACTAATTAGATatatgaaaacataaaacaggTTCAATACTAAACTATATAGGCAGAGCCTGGAACTGGCATTGATACAGATACTagagtatttttagaaatagcTAATCAATGCACAGTGTAGACTCAATATGGCAATGCCTCTGTGTGTTACGCTGGTCTTTGTAAATTGAAGATGACACTTTTGTCATGACTAACAATGATTTTCAATGTGCCATTTTTGATTTTTGACAATAAAAGTAGCAGCATAGAAAATGATATATTATGCTCAGAGGGGAGCAAAACCAGTAATTCAGTCTCTGCATGCTTCCAGGGTAGTACCAAGGTTTATGGATTTTCTATTCACAGATaaggattattttaatataaagtgAGCGTTGTGTGTCGAAAGTTTGATCCGTTTTCTCAGGAGATTTCCCAACGTTAAGATTTTTGTCCTCTTCTAAGGTACAGATCTATGAACTGCTGCCTACCTGATACACACATTTGCATGTTGAAGTTTCTCAGGCATTGCTTTTTGTTGATGCCTCTTCTACCTTCAGAACAGGACCTTTACCTTGTCAAAAGCCATCCTGAAGTCAAAATCCTCAATGCAAATCTGTTTATTTCTAACAGACGAAATATTCTCTGAGCCTCAACTACCAACCCTGTTGTAGGGTTTTCTCCATGTTGAATCTCCCAGCCAACACACCTTTAGTTTCACTCAATCCGTTTCTTATGCAGTATCATGACTCGATGGAAATGTCTGATGGCAGAAAAGCTCAGTTTTATAATGCTTAATGTCCCTTCCTTTGTTCTCCAGTTGCGTTCAAAATTTACAAGTGCTACCCACCAACCTCACAATATTTgtgttctgctgttttctttacagaaacAGATGTGAGGAAGCAGTATGGAGCTCAAGAGAGGAAAGACCTTCATAAAATCCAATGTGCATCATGAGAAAGTGCCACCAGTGCATGCAGCTCCTACCAACAAAGATGAGATGGGCAAAGACAAAAAGGCGGCTCTGGAGGGAAATCAAAGTGTGGCCGAAGTCCAGCTGGCATGTTTGGCCACACACAAGAACTACAGATTTTCTACCAGAGCAGCAAGGAATGGAGCTGGTGGTCACAACCTGGAAAAATCATCTGGCTCCTCCTACAAGCTTGTAAGGAAGAGTAAAACCCATGACTGCGTTGCTGAGGCGGACAAAACAGAGaactgcagccccagcagcagggcttgtGAGGAGGGCTTTGTTGGAAAGGGCAAGGGCCGACTTGTCAATAGCATCAGCTTTTCAGGGATGTCCAGCTCCAGCAGTAAGAAGGAGTGTGTGGTCAGCCCCAGTCAGTCTGCATGCAGCAGTCAGATGATCGATTACAGGAACTTTGTGCCACAGATGCCGTTTGTACCAGCTGTTGCAAAAACTATTCCCAGGAAGAGGATTTCCCTCAAGAGATCTAAGAAAGGGCTCAGAGATATATTtcatataagaaaaaataaaccagacaGCCTCTCATTTCTGGTGGAGAAGGACAAGAACCTATCCTCTCCAGGCTGCAAGAGTGAGTTATCTGGATGTCTAGCAAAGTATCTTTTCAAAACTGGAGAAACTTGTGCAGCTGATTTTTTGTCACAGGACTGCTCAGACAGTGAACTGCAGTCTGACTCCTCCTACGACTATTGCAATGCCTTGTGTGAAGATGTTGCCTCCCTGAAGAGCTTTGACTCCCTCACTGGCTGTGGGGAAATCTTTGCTGATGAGAGCTCtgctcacctggagctggagaaCAGCAAAGACCTTCTGCTGAGGCGAAGCAAGCACAAAGACAGCCCTGGCATGGGCTCCTTCCAAGGTGGGGTGGAGCAGCTGGCCTCTCCTGGCCAGAATGAGACAGTGGAATTTGCAAAGTTTTGGGACAACATCAACAAATCAGTAAGGCTGCATCAGAGTGCTCTCTTTGAAAAGAAGTTACTGAAGATACCTGGTTCTGACACAGAAAAGGATAGAAGTCAGGCTGCTGTACTGGTCACAGACCCCCAGGTGTCACCTGATAAAGAAGGTGACGATTCCAAAGCCAGCtccacagaaacagaaacaccGAAAAGTGAAAACCAGGAAACCACATCCACGAGTGATGAAGGCTACTATGATTCATTCTCTCCTGGACAAGATGGTGAACTGAAGGAAGCTCAGACCCCTGGTGTCCCAGGTAGATTTCCAAGAGACAGCTACAGTGGAGATGCCCTTTATGAGCTCTTCTATGACCCAAATGAAGTAAAAGTAAACCCTATCCTTGATGATGACTTGTGTGCCTCTGAAAGTGTTTCAGAGCAAGCCATTGAAATCCCTTTGTCCATTTACAGCTTTCATGTTGGAGCTGAGGAGAACATGGCTTCTCAACCAACTCTAGACATCATTAgccagggtttttttcacagcaCATGGAAAGGCAAAGAATGTTTGCTAAAGCTCTGCGATACTGAGCTTTCACTGACCATGGGGATAATAAACTGGCTACGAAAACACTCAGGACTCATCTCCTCCCCTGACTCTCTTCAGAGTCCTCAATCACAGCCAGAAAAATCTAATGATTCATTGATCCTGCCCAGTCACAGTCCAGAgcagaaaggcagcacagaagcTCAGCAGGAGACACCAGGCAAGGGTGAATCTAATACATTTAACATATGTGTGCCTTTGGAGGAAAGCAAACATGCAACCCAGGCCTCTTCAGTAAACATTGCTGGAAGAGACCACAGCCTGGACACATCTGATCTGGATTTCCAAGGAAGAGAAGGGAGTCACCACACGGACTTATTTACAGTGCCTGGGACTGTGGAAACCACCAGATCATCAAGTTATGCACCGCAATTGCAGGCTAACAGAGACAATCTGCAGACATCTTCAACTGAGAATGAGAAGATAGCAATTTCCCTGGGATGTGAGACAACCCAAGATAAAAACCCACTGCCAGAAACGCTGAACAGAGACAGTGGCTCCCAGAGCTCTGAAAATCCTTTGTTAGATGATAATCAGGAAGTAGAATCATGTTACTCCTACAAGACTGCTGCAACCTCACTCCAAGATCCCCTTGAGAGGGAAGACAGAAATAAACCAATGTATCACTCTCTCTCTATTTCCTGTGACAAACCACCGCAGCCTCTAACCCTCAATCACTTCCAGAGCTACATGAGCCCCACACCAACAGAGAGCAGCACTAACATAGTGCAGCTCTTAGAGCACTGTGTAACACAGGTGGCATCATTAAAAATCAGCTATGAAAACAAGCACCTGGAAGACAAATACATTGGGAATGAAATGAACAGTATCATTCATAAGATGTCTCAGTACAAAAACAAGTTATTGCTGCACAATGAATGCAGCTGCATTGCTCAAATTCCAGAATATCCCAGCATTCCTAGCACAAACCAATACAACTATGAGACAAGTTTCCAATCTAGCAATCTGTATCATTTGAAGCAAAATGGGGAGCAAATTTGCTCTGAAGATCAGAAAAGTAGAGCAAAAATCCTAGATGGGGTTACTCGAAGCAAGATCAATTTTGAATATGCCCAGCTGAATAATCAAGCACTCTCCTATTTAAGGGACTTTGGTCCTGAGACATCTCCTAGTAGACCAacatttttacctctttttaaCTCTGTCTGCCCAGACATAGCTGGTACCCTCTCACAGGGCTCACACAGCAcggctgtctgtctgtctgacCCGCTGCAGCCTGAGGAGGGCAAGCAGTGCAGCCCACGGCCCTGGAACTGTGTGGAGAGCCCCTGCCATGGCCTTGCTGCAGCGactgctctgtcccctctcctaGAGGCAGTGGCCCGGGAtgcagctgtggcagccagGAACCATCAGTGACACACCTGCATGGAGAAGGTGAGTGCTTAGGAGAAGGGTGAAATTAAATGTGGAACAATTCAATCTGTTCCATTTTCACAGAGGGACATTTAACAGAAGTAGAGGCGGAGGGATTCAGGGTCTGTCATTTATGCAGGGGGTCGCATGAGAAAGCCAGGGATCTGGAGTGTGAAATCACAGTGCAGATGTGCCCTGTCCTGCAGATGCACACATATGGGGTGCTCTCAAGCACAAGGGAAAGgccacagtgctgtgctggtcCTCCTAAGTGCACCAAAAGTGTGGTCCTCTTTCTTCCAAACATGAAGCGTTTCTTCAGAAGGTGGAGGTTGTCTCCAGCCAAACTGTGCCGTGGCACAGCAAGAGCTGAAACCAAGACATTCTCCACATGCAGGGCTTGGCAGGCATTTCAAGAGAGGAATTACAGGGTCTGTGCATTTGAAAATCCTTCAGCCACACTCACATAGCCTAAGGAGAGTCAGAATCTGCCCTGTAAGAGGGGTAAGAAACACCTTTGCTGCAAATCAGAAGCAGCTGATGGAGCACAGCGATTGTGCCGGTTCAGGTTTGCCTGTCACACGAGGCGTTAGGCCAGAGCAGCACTATCTGTACAGAGTTCTGACTCTGTGCCAGCTGAGAAATCCTCTGGCTTCCAGCTGCTGAGAGAAATTTGTTGTAAAAGTATGAAACTTGGGTAAATTCTCTGTCATGTGCCCTGCCAAATCTGACAGATTGGCTGGACTCTGCCCAGCCTTGGCCTCTGAGAAGGCCCCTTTGGAGGTGGTGGAAGACAAAGAGGCCAGGTGGAAGACAAGGGCCAGGACAGAGAATTAAGGAACAGCTCACTATTGAACAGAAGGATACAGGGAACACAACATTCCTTTTGCTCTTGCCGTTCACAGCAGTGTGACTGCTTTTCTGGTCATCCCAagcagcacaaacaaaaaaggacaGTGTTTCTCTCTGCATGAGGCAAGAACACCCTTCCATTTTCAAGTCTGGGTAGATTCAGCCACCCTCATTTCTATTTATGTCATTATGAAAATGACCTTGCCCACTAACAAGTCTTCCATTGCAGAGAGGGATATTTTTCAGGGGTCTGCATGGAGCTAAGGGCCAGAGACTGCCAGTCTTCTATATCCTTAACAAACACATTGTTTAGTTATAATATGTTCATCAGTAAATTAGGTCTTTCTCAACTGAAAGAAGTGAtcttggttttttccccatttttgttGTAAACAATACTGCATTTGTGGTGGTTCTGCTGATTAGCAACTCACCTTCTTGTGTCACTAGAATTTTTAGCAGAACTTGCCATCCAAGGACACACCATAGTCCTTAGAACTACTCATCTCTtagatatttctgaaattataaaCTGAGTACAAATGAGGCAAGGTTTGTGCTTACAGCTAATATATATATGGAACCAGGACTAGGCACAGCTGCTTGGGGTTAGGAGAACAGATCAATGTATGCATTGgcctgatatttttattttgctgtgaatATTAATCCACAGGGTACTGCTAGGAATATCGCTGCCTTTGCAGGctagaaatggaaaagaattcTAATTTTGAGGAGTGGAATGATAGAGAAGGGAGCTGTGTGACTGTCAGGAGTGGTAACAGACTGTATCTTTACACTGCACAAGACATAACACAAGTAGACATTACTGAACCTGGGGCACATTCTTTGCATTGTATCAagtggcagctgctgtgtgccaCCATGTACCAGCACTGATAATACCTGCCATGGCAGGAATGTGATCAGGTCACGCTTCCATCTGAGTCCCAGAGAAGACAATTCAAGCTTTTTATCCAAGAGGGAACTGCTGATTTTTGATAAAGGTTTctcaaacagcaaaataaatgaaattttagaaTATGGATGGGatttacatattcataaagTGACTTTGAGGACTGGGCTCATTTTAAAGAATCATTTAACGGCAAGGTTGCCATTTGTTAcaattttttacagaaaaagaatttagaCAATagttaaaatgtcatttaaaagaATTGGCTGTGGGGACAGATACAAACACTGGTGTGTGACTGAGTTTTCCTACCCGATATTTTCTTGCCTGCCCACATTAAAAGATGGCCTACAGATTTGCTGgaaattttaaatctttgtGAAGATAACTCAGGAGCTTTGCCTCAGTCATGGGGGTGGTAGAGCAGGGAGGCAGTGTACAAACACAGTGTTACCTCCGAATCCATGGAGACAGACAGCCCTGAGAAACACTCCTACGCTGGGCATGACTCTGCAAACTGCGAGATCTTAGACACAAAGAGAGCTCTAAAATGCCACATCTAGGAGCTGTGAGACAAGTGACAGATCCAGAGGTGGATCCTGCTTTGTCCCTCAGAACAAATGCAGCCCCTGATGCTGCCATGGACTCCCAGGTCTGACCTGAAGGAGGTGGGAAGAAAGTCACCTTTCTTGCCATTTGTCACAGGGCAAAGGAAAAACCCTTatcaaaagcaattaaaatctCCAGGTCTTGTCAGCCCATCTCAACATATCCCAGGACCCACAGTGACAAACAAGCCCAATCTCTCTGCTCCAAAAGTTGTGCAGGGTTCCCCTGGGTCATGCCTGGTCTCTTGGGCTTTGCTACCCTGACAAG is part of the Vidua chalybeata isolate OUT-0048 chromosome 10, bVidCha1 merged haplotype, whole genome shotgun sequence genome and harbors:
- the AMER3 gene encoding APC membrane recruitment protein 3 — encoded protein: MELKRGKTFIKSNVHHEKVPPVHAAPTNKDEMGKDKKAALEGNQSVAEVQLACLATHKNYRFSTRAARNGAGGHNLEKSSGSSYKLVRKSKTHDCVAEADKTENCSPSSRACEEGFVGKGKGRLVNSISFSGMSSSSSKKECVVSPSQSACSSQMIDYRNFVPQMPFVPAVAKTIPRKRISLKRSKKGLRDIFHIRKNKPDSLSFLVEKDKNLSSPGCKSELSGCLAKYLFKTGETCAADFLSQDCSDSELQSDSSYDYCNALCEDVASLKSFDSLTGCGEIFADESSAHLELENSKDLLLRRSKHKDSPGMGSFQGGVEQLASPGQNETVEFAKFWDNINKSVRLHQSALFEKKLLKIPGSDTEKDRSQAAVLVTDPQVSPDKEGDDSKASSTETETPKSENQETTSTSDEGYYDSFSPGQDGELKEAQTPGVPGRFPRDSYSGDALYELFYDPNEVKVNPILDDDLCASESVSEQAIEIPLSIYSFHVGAEENMASQPTLDIISQGFFHSTWKGKECLLKLCDTELSLTMGIINWLRKHSGLISSPDSLQSPQSQPEKSNDSLILPSHSPEQKGSTEAQQETPGKGESNTFNICVPLEESKHATQASSVNIAGRDHSLDTSDLDFQGREGSHHTDLFTVPGTVETTRSSSYAPQLQANRDNLQTSSTENEKIAISLGCETTQDKNPLPETLNRDSGSQSSENPLLDDNQEVESCYSYKTAATSLQDPLEREDRNKPMYHSLSISCDKPPQPLTLNHFQSYMSPTPTESSTNIVQLLEHCVTQVASLKISYENKHLEDKYIGNEMNSIIHKMSQYKNKLLLHNECSCIAQIPEYPSIPSTNQYNYETSFQSSNLYHLKQNGEQICSEDQKSRAKILDGVTRSKINFEYAQLNNQALSYLRDFGPETSPSRPTFLPLFNSVCPDIAGTLSQGSHSTAVCLSDPLQPEEGKQCSPRPWNCVESPCHGLAAATALSPLLEAVARDAAVAARNHQ